In uncultured Ilyobacter sp., a genomic segment contains:
- a CDS encoding outer membrane protein OmpK has product MKKIFGILLLMVSINSFGSYEPWNYNYTSVSVFQGNNAADGYSESIDDRYIEFEGFHRYNLLDMYWFVDFFDAFDSGSSDVHGKDPNLYGEINPRLSLDGILGRDLSFWKFKEWFISYQYDFDDSSYGGGLKRHQIGIGNDVYIKGFDYVRMNLLARYHDEAYDGSIEDKWDGYLLNAAYGKKLYAFKNGWNIYFSGWVDYVFGANESRDKTDWSGNSIGTDHSLQWFNQLKLQMKYIDLSYSYKINDSFTEVKKSSYNSSDSNQHIIGVHYVF; this is encoded by the coding sequence ATGAAAAAAATATTTGGTATTCTGTTATTAATGGTTAGCATCAATTCCTTCGGATCCTATGAACCGTGGAACTACAACTATACCAGTGTGAGTGTATTTCAGGGGAACAATGCCGCTGATGGTTATAGTGAAAGTATTGATGATCGGTATATAGAATTCGAGGGGTTCCATAGATACAACCTTCTTGACATGTATTGGTTCGTTGATTTTTTCGATGCCTTTGATTCAGGCTCGAGTGATGTCCATGGTAAAGACCCTAACCTTTATGGGGAGATCAACCCTAGGCTCTCTCTCGATGGAATTTTAGGACGGGACCTTTCTTTCTGGAAGTTTAAGGAGTGGTTTATTTCATATCAGTACGATTTTGATGACAGCTCTTACGGGGGAGGACTCAAAAGACATCAGATAGGTATTGGTAATGACGTCTACATTAAAGGATTTGACTATGTCAGGATGAACCTCTTAGCCAGATACCATGATGAAGCCTATGACGGGAGTATAGAGGATAAGTGGGACGGTTATCTTTTAAATGCAGCCTATGGTAAAAAACTTTATGCATTTAAAAACGGATGGAATATCTATTTTAGCGGATGGGTAGATTATGTCTTTGGGGCGAATGAATCAAGAGATAAAACAGATTGGAGCGGTAACAGTATTGGTACCGACCATTCTCTTCAGTGGTTTAATCAGCTGAAACTTCAGATGAAGTACATAGACCTATCCTATTCTTACAAGATAAATGATAGCTTTACTGAGGTCAAAAAATCAAGTTATAATTCCTCTGATTCCAACCAACATATAATAGGGGTTCACTATGTCTTTTGA
- a CDS encoding cyclic nucleotide-binding domain-containing protein, which translates to MSEKQLEDKIIELLPKTSLFGGVDLKEIHFFVESLIEKRSKAGEIILKEGESPGDSYLLLEGEVKLTVRDRRVDKFGPGTVFGLDSTIGIQKQITTATAETDVILAIIPKMSLYTLSQKNPDLFSKLILNVARDLARALKGMERIIEDYVLLEEKHLL; encoded by the coding sequence ATGAGTGAAAAACAACTTGAAGACAAGATAATAGAGCTTTTACCGAAAACATCTCTTTTTGGCGGGGTAGATCTAAAAGAGATTCATTTTTTTGTAGAGAGTCTTATAGAGAAAAGGAGTAAGGCTGGTGAAATTATACTAAAAGAGGGAGAATCCCCTGGAGATTCCTATCTTTTATTGGAGGGAGAGGTAAAACTCACTGTCAGGGATAGGCGGGTTGATAAATTCGGTCCTGGGACAGTTTTTGGACTAGATTCCACAATAGGAATCCAAAAGCAGATTACCACTGCCACTGCAGAAACCGACGTGATTTTGGCAATTATTCCAAAGATGAGCCTCTATACTCTATCTCAGAAAAATCCTGATTTATTTAGCAAGCTCATACTAAACGTAGCCAGAGACCTTGCAAGGGCCCTAAAGGGCATGGAAAGGATAATCGAAG
- a CDS encoding aldo/keto reductase yields MKKVLLNNGVEIPIIGLGTFKAKGEEVYTAVKTAIANGYTHIDTAMIYGNEKEINRAIKDSGVKRENLFITTKLWNSDQGYESTKKAFQKSLDDLGLDYIDLYLIHWNKGIENAAESWKAMEELYKDGKIKAIGVSNFTMYHIEKLLETALVKPAVNQVECHIGLPQYDLQKYCESKGIKLTAYAPMQAGKIFQSDELKAIADKHGKSIAHVALKFLVDRGIIVIPKSVKTERIISNKDIFDLELDSEDLKVIKSLWNGKRLYTDPDNCYF; encoded by the coding sequence ATGAAAAAAGTATTATTAAACAATGGGGTTGAAATACCGATTATCGGATTAGGAACATTTAAAGCCAAGGGAGAAGAGGTTTATACGGCTGTAAAAACAGCTATCGCCAATGGTTATACTCATATAGATACGGCTATGATATATGGTAATGAAAAAGAGATAAATAGGGCGATAAAGGATAGCGGAGTAAAGAGAGAAAACTTGTTTATCACAACAAAACTGTGGAACTCAGATCAGGGATATGAATCTACAAAAAAAGCATTTCAGAAATCATTAGATGACTTGGGTTTAGATTATATTGATTTATATTTAATTCATTGGAATAAAGGGATAGAAAATGCTGCAGAGTCATGGAAGGCTATGGAGGAACTTTATAAGGATGGAAAGATAAAGGCTATCGGAGTATCTAACTTTACCATGTATCACATAGAAAAACTTCTTGAAACTGCCCTAGTTAAACCTGCCGTAAATCAGGTGGAATGTCATATAGGACTGCCACAGTACGATCTTCAGAAATACTGTGAGAGCAAGGGGATAAAACTAACTGCCTATGCACCTATGCAAGCTGGTAAAATTTTTCAAAGTGATGAATTAAAAGCAATTGCAGATAAACACGGAAAATCCATTGCCCATGTGGCCTTAAAGTTTCTCGTAGACAGAGGAATTATCGTAATCCCTAAGTCAGTTAAGACTGAGAGAATAATCAGTAACAAGGATATCTTTGACTTAGAACTTGATTCAGAAGATTTGAAAGTGATCAAATCTCTCTGGAATGGGAAAAGGTTATACACTGATCCAGACAACTGTTATTTTTAG